Proteins encoded by one window of Thermoproteales archaeon:
- a CDS encoding type II toxin-antitoxin system VapC family toxin, with protein MKRRLKKSRKENGGRLVLDTSFLIEILDRGRKELAELLAEYEEAIIPWISLYEYLYGHKVGRRISDEELLSRKEKVESLGLVAWNNQRVIEEVLKLDLTLAEKGEKIPFSDLLVAAFAEVYDADLATFDKKHFKIIKNRLVP; from the coding sequence TTGAAAAGGCGATTAAAAAAATCGAGGAAAGAGAATGGTGGTAGATTAGTATTAGATACTTCCTTTCTTATAGAAATTCTGGATAGAGGGCGTAAAGAACTAGCCGAGCTATTGGCAGAGTATGAAGAGGCAATTATACCTTGGATAAGCCTCTACGAATACCTCTACGGGCATAAAGTAGGGAGGAGGATAAGCGATGAAGAACTCCTATCTAGGAAGGAGAAGGTAGAATCCCTAGGCCTAGTAGCTTGGAACAACCAGAGAGTCATCGAGGAGGTTCTCAAACTAGATCTTACGCTAGCAGAGAAAGGAGAGAAAATACCCTTCAGCGACCTTCTAGTAGCGGCGTTCGCCGAGGTGTACGATGCAGATCTGGCAACCTTCGATAAAAAACACTTTAAAATCATTAAAAACAGGCTAGTTCCATAA